The genomic window CAGCGACTCCAGTCAGCGGCGAAGCTGAAACATCACAAGCTTCTAATAACGACACTCAAGCCACTCCTGCCCCAGACCAAGAAGTGCTCTAGGTATATAGTGCAGATTCTAAAAAGTCGTAAACATCAATCGATATAGATACACGTTCCCAAAAGTTGCTTGCAATCAAAAAAGCCTTGAGAAAGGCCAAATTTTCAATGGATTCAACTTTAAATAAATAGCCTCAGGGGAAAATTAATAGCAAAATATAATCAAGAGAGGGGCAACTTGAACTAAAACTTCTCAAAGACATAGCTCATTAATAAGTTGACGCCAACCTAGTCAATACACAGGCACCTAGGGCTAGGACGTTCCAAGCGAAAGCAAACCATCAAATACACAAGAAGACGAATAACAATTGGCCACCAACCCTAACTCGATATTTACATTCAGCCACCAATACGCAACACTCTCGCAGAAGACATGAAAACATAAACACACAGCATCAACAAATCAACTCATACACCCCACAAGAAGCTCTAAATTCAAAGAAACAAGATAAACTATAAGGAAGAATTCGGTTGCAATAAAAAATGACTACTAAACAATGTTCGCCAGAAAAGCCGATACTTATTCACGAACAAGCACAGGCAAGGACTTTGATTAACCACAAATGCTTTTCTTAAAATCCCTAACCGAGCAAACGTGAAAATTAATTCTAGAAATAAATCGATGAAATATTGAGCATTGCAGGATCAGAGATTTATCCAGAGATGACGAAAGAGAAGTTAATGACCAAAATTGAAACGGTACATTAAGCCTATCTGTGTAAGGAACCAAATGAAACTCTTCCAGCAATTGCTGGTGGCTCCTGCTGCTTTGGGCCTTATGGCACCAATGGCTGCTAATGCCGCAGACCTAGACATCAAAGGTGTGTCCGATTATTCGGCCTCCAGCGAGCAGGTCACCAGCATCTCCCAATCCCAAGATGTTTACCCAACCGATTGGGCTTACCAGGCGCTGAGCAACCTGATTGAGCGCTACGGCTGTGTAGCTGGCTATCCAAGCGGAAGCTACCTCGGCAACAGAGCAATGACCCGCTTTGAAGCGGCTGCTCTATTGAATGCTTGCCTCGATCGCATCACTGAAGTCACCGACGAACTGCGTCGTCTGCTCAACGAATTCGAGCAGGAGCTCGCAATCCTCAAGGGCCGTGTTGATGGGCTAGAAGCCCGCGTTGGTGAACTCGAAGCCACTCAGTTTTCCACCACCACCAAGCTGAAAGGTAAGGCATTCTTAATAAGTCGAAGACTCAAAGGAGCCTGGATCAAATGCGTTGCTCAATACAAATACTGCTTTAACTTTTATCAGGATGAGATCGGCTTACAACAATCATCAGTCAAGAGCTAGATCAATAAGGCCCAAAAAACAGCTCTTATCATCGTCTACACATATAAGATTAGTTCAATAACGAACCATCAGCATTGCAATCACGTAGACTATTCCACTTGGCCAAATTTTCTTCTAAGTTGTCAAACTCATTTTCTGAGTCATTGATTTGTTGGGCTTTAATTAATGCTTGAAAAGCCTCGACGCCATACTTGCTTGCGATTCTTTGCTTGATACAGGCTTTATACTTAGATCCAGCCTTTAATTCCTCCTCTGCCCATCTTAAATTATCCTGAGCCAACTCACTCTTTTCTCTCCATTCCAGCATGTGGTTCGTGAATTCTTCTTGTGCACCATCAGCGAAAGCAGATTCACTATGTACTACAAGTAAGAGAAATAACACTAATCCTACTAAGAAATGACGCATTCCTCGTCCCTAGAGGCCTCATGATTATCCCATAAAAGTTTATAACACCATTTCTCTTTCGGCGAATGCCTAACTCTTTCAACACCTTTCTTTGTTAGAATAAAGATTGGCTTACCTGATTCTGAGACCTGCTTGATGTCTACATTGCCGAGCATCCACATGCGCATAAATACTTGATTGTCCGTCATGGTCCCAAGATATTCCACGCAACTTTTACCAACATCAATAAACCAGAGGGAAAGTAGTTCTGCCTTCTCTCTATCTCCCTTACAAAGCTGAAGCGTAGTCCGCAAAATAGCCGTTGCATCGCCTTGCTTAAGCGCAAAACGAATCAAGGCATTTCCAAGGCTAATCTGCTCGCGATCTACACTCATGGCGCCATTTCTATTGGGCATATATAAGGAGTTGAAATTCGTAAACAAAGTTATAAACCTGACTCTAGCCAAGAAAGCACGTTGCACTCCAGCTTAAAGACTCGCAAGTTATGGAATGCAGATGAGCAGCAAAATAGCTTAGATTAGAAGGGTTTACAAGCTGAGCCTATCAAGCGAGCATTCTGTTCAAATAGAATCTAAAAGGTCTAGAATGGTTATTGAAAGCCTAATATTCAAAACCAATGTTTATTTAATTGGAATAGAAAAATCTCTCGTATGCTGCAAGCCAAACCTCAAAAAGGTTTATTTAATAGCTATCAGAGCTGAGTCAACACAATCAATTCAACCTCAGCAGCCACTGCAAGGGTAATTCAAACTCAACAAAGCAACTAGCTTCTCTTGAAGAAACCTCCAAGAAGATTGGATGCCGTCAATGAAAAAGGCTAGTCACAACCAAGCCTTGGATTGATCATCTAAGCAAAACTGTCAATACATACTCAACAGACTATCCTTATAAGCTAGAGGCCCTAGTCCAAATAAGAGAAGGGGCCTCTAACCAAAAAGAATTTTTCAAAATATGCCTGGAATAATCCAACCAGTCAGTGCATAATCATAGCGATTAGACCTTTTAACAAGCCTTTTCGTGAATTTCTTGAGAGAGTTAAGGGGGTTAAATTCCATAATAAATGAGGAGAGAGTAAAAATGCCCTAAAGCTTTAACTTAAGGGCATGAATGTCTATTAAGCGCTTAAAATAATCCAGGAATAATCTGCCCTGTAGCAGCATAACTGGCGAGTGCTCCAATAAAGCCAATCATTGCCCAGCGGCCGTTTTGTAGCTCTGCATTTTCATTCATGATGATTAGGAGGTAGAGGAATTGTGTAAGGAAAGGCTGAAGGGCACAAAGGTCTCATGCCAATTGGCCACCAGACAAGAAGTACAGTCAATGTCATATTCTCGACTAATCCGCTTTTTAAAAAAGATGATTAGCCTGAACAGTGATCATTAAAATCAAAAAATGCCGGGTAAGATTTGCCCTGTGAATAAATAAGCCACGACAGCAGACAAGAAGCCAATCATTGCCCCACGTCCGTTGGCCAGTTCTGCTTCTTTACTAAAAGCGGTGTATTCAGGATCAATTTGCATGCGAGGTTCGCTTGCATACATGTTCTGACGTCCACCGTCTTCAGTGATGACATTTGTAGAAGAGGTCATGATTTTTCTGCTTAAACCACACCAGGAATAATTTGGCCTGTCGTTAGATATGCTCCGACCGCAGCCCAAAATCCCATCATTGCGGCCATTCCATTAACACGCTCAGCGGTTAACTTCTGATTTTCGACCCTATTGGTCTTGGGTGTTTTTTTCATAAGAAGGAATTTGAGTTCAGGTCACTTTGATCACGAAGACCAGCACTCCGGCCTTCGTTACAAAAGCTTAACACAAGAGGTTGCGAAGTGTGACGATCCTGTTTGCAGGGGCAGTTCCACCAGCTCAAAGCCCTCAAAACTCCCATTAAAGCAGGGTACTTACATGTCTAAACCTTGTCACCAAGCTCTCAAATTAATGCATTAAAAGAAGAAAATTTTAGAAATATGCGCGAATTCATATTACTAAGATGTTTTTTGGGACGCCTTGGCTCATATGATCTCAATCATTCACGGCAGCTACAATGACTGCTTGCCAACATTTAATAATGTAAACATCAACAAGTCTATTGGGTTTGAATTCTTCTCACTATTCTTGTAAGAGAGTTTAGAAACTTAAGCCTCTATCATTTCTCTATCTAACTCAATATAGAGGCAGACGACTAATGAATGCTCAAAAGAGCACTCCATCCATGCTTGCTCAACCGCTCTCTAAATTTTAGGACTTGCATCAAAGCCTCAAAAGGCTTGAACTGCACAAGCCTGAATCAAGCAAAATCCCACGACCTCCATAGGCTTAGGTGCAAACACCTAGACGCCGCTTGGCATGGGCCGTAATTGGAAGAATTTATTTCAAAGCCCTTCCTAGGCTCTTGATAGAGCTATTCCATAGATACTGGCATTTGGCTGATGGTGACAAGCTCATCACATTCAACAAACTGGCAAGAAGCCTTTATTGGTGCTCTTACCACCTGTTCAAGTCTTTTAAATTACCGTTTACCAGGTAGATCATCTATGCGAGTTCAGCTTAGTGAATTCAGAACTCAAGGTGAACTGAACAGAAATTAAATTGACTTGATCAATCAACAAACCAAGAGTTTTGCTTACCTTCAGGGCTATGTTTTGGTTTGCTTTTTTTGGTCGAATAGAAAGTATGCCCCAGAAGAATAAAAACTAGACGTTAAAGAGAAACTCCATAACATCACCCTCCTCTACGACGTAGTCCTTACCCTCACTACGCAGCCAACCCTTGTTGCGTGCTTCAGCAAAGGAACCGGCCTCAAGCAACTTCTGGTAAGCAATGGTTTGAGCACGTATGAAACCACGCTCGAAGTCAGTATGGATCACACCAGCTGTCTGCGGCGCTGTCATGCCGGCCTTAAACGTCCAAGCACGGGTTTCCTTCTCCCCAGTGGTGAAGTAAGTACGAAGACCTAGAAGCCGATAGGTCGCCTTGATCAAACTCTTCAGCCCCCCCTCACTCACTCCGAGGCCTTCTAGGTAATCAATACGCTCTGCTTCGCCGAGTTCAATTAACTCAGCTTCCACCTGAGCTGAAATGCGCACGCATTCAGCACCCTCACGCGTCGCCAAGGTCGTCACCTCCTCACAGTAGGCATTGCCGCCGGCAAGATCGTCTTCGCTCACATTGGTGGCGTAAATAATTGGCTTAGCCGTTAGTAGGCCAAGCGGTTTAATGATTTTCGCTTCTTCATCACTGAGCTCTACAGCACGAGCAGCACCACCTTGCTCAAGCACAGATTGAATCCGCTCAAGCGCAGCATCTTCGAACTGGGCGTCATTGCTTGTGCGCGTCTGTTTTTTCAAGCGCAAGCGCCGTTTCTCGATCTGACTGAGATCTGCAAAGCCGAGTTCAAGGTTGATGACCTCAGCATCCCTAGAAGGATCCACTGATCCAGAGACATGGATCACATCCTCGTCTTCAAAGCAACGCACCACATGCACGATGGCGTCAACCTCGCGAATATTGGCAAGAAATTTGTTGCCCAACCCCTCTCCCTCACTAGCCCCCTTGACCAAACCAGCGATATCAACAAACTCCATGCGCGTTGGAATCATCTCCTTGCTCTTACTTAGATCGCAAAGCAGCTGCAAGCGCTCATCAGGTACCGCAACACTGCCCACATTCGGTTCAATGGTGCAGAAGGGAAAATTGGCAGCTTGAGCCTGCGCGTTGGCCACAAGTGCATTGAAAAGCGTGGACTTACCCACATTGGGTAGTCCAACAATTCCGGCTTTAAGCATGGGGGCAAATCTAGCCGTGCCCATGCCAGAAACCATTGCAACAGCGATATGGCACTGCAGAGAAACGCTAACAGCACTAAAGAGTTACGCTACGGTGCCTTACTGCAGTCAGGCTCGCTGACCAGCGAGACTGCTTGACATCGTTGGTGGGTTGATGGCCAGTACAAAGGCCTCGCCCATATCGGCACATCAGGAGCAGGGATTGGTCCATCTCACACAACTCAAAGGTGCTTTAGGGCAACGCAAACGCTTGATCAGCCTCAGTGCAGCTGTGGTGCTAATCACTGCAGGGGGGATGGCATGGAGGTTCAGCCCCCAGCAGCGCTTGGGTCGCGATCTCAGCAATTACACCGTAGAAACCGAGAGGGGCACCCTTCCTGGGATCGTGAGCGCCAACGGCGAATTGCAGGCGAAGCGGAGCGTGAATGTCAGTCCCAAAAAAGCAGGTTTGCTGAAAGAGCTCTATGTCGATCAAGGCGACGAGGTCAAAAAGGGAGAGGTGCTCGCTCGCATGGATAGTGGCGACTACAACGACCGCTTAGATGAAGCGAAGGCCCTTGAAAGAAAAGAGCAAGCTGAATACGAAACGAGAAAAGCAGACCATGAGCGGCGCGACAACCTCTACCAACAAGGAGCCATCTCAGCCGACGACGCGAGCAAATATCGCCGCCTCTACCTAACCAGCCGCGCCAACCTTGCCGCCGCACAAGAGCGTGTTCAACAACGCATTACTGAAGGGAGCGAACTGCTGATCAGAGCACCCTTCAGTGGTGTGATCACAGCCCGTTATGCGGAGCCAGGAGCCTTTGTGACCCCAACAACAGCAGCCTCTGCAACTGCCGGCGCCAGCAGCTCCTCCCTGGTTGAACTCTCAGAAGGAATGGAGGTGAACGCCAAAGTGCCCGAAAGCGACATCGGCCGCATCCGCATCGGCCAAAATGCCAGCGTGCGTGTTGACGCCTTCCCAGAACAACGTTTTATGGCCCGCGTCAGCGAGATCGCCCCGAGGGCAGCAAAAACTGAGAATGTCATCTCTTTCGCAGTCAAGCTCAACCTGATCAAGCCTTCGCCCCAACTGCTAATAGGCATGTCCGCAGACGTGGATTTTCAAACGGGCAAGACTGCACCCACCACGTTGGTTCCCACCGTGGCGATTGTGACTGAAAAGGGCAAACCTGGAGTGCTTCTTGTGGGCCAAAAAAATCAACCACGCTTTCAAGCGGTGGAACTAGGCACCAGTAGTGGCAGCAAAACAGCCATCCTGAGCGGGCTAAAGCCCGGCACGCGAATTTTTATCGATCTGCCCCCATGGGCCAAAACAAAACGCGACTGATGCCAACCCCCATCAATCCGTCCCATGCCTGAGGCTGCTAACAAGCCACTGTTGCTGCTGGTGGATGGCCACTCGCTGGCCTTCCGCAGCTTTTATGCCTTCAGCAAAGGTGGCGAAGGGGGATTGGCGACAAAAGACGGTACCCCTACCAGCGTTACCTATGGCTTCCTAAAAGCCCTGCTGGACAACTGCAAGGGTCTTAGCCCGCAAGGGATTGTGATCGCCTTTGATACAGCTGAGCCAACCTTCCGCCATCAAGCAGACGTCAACTACAAGGCCAATCGTGATGTTGCACCAGACATTTTTTTCCAGGACCTCAAACAACTGCAAGAGATCCTTGAAAACAACCTGCAACTTCCCCTTTGCCTTGCCCCTGGCTATGAAGCCGATGATGTGCTCGGCACCCTCGCCAACCAAGCGAGCAGAGATGGTTGGGGTGTACGCATCCTCTCCGGCGACCGTGACCTCTTTCAGCTGGTTGATGATCAGCGCGACATTGCCGTGCTCTATATGGGCGGTGGACCGTACGCCAAAAACAGTGGTCCCAGCCTGATCGATGAAGCTGGGGTGCTCAGCAAACTTGGAGTCGCACCAAGCAAGGTGGTTGAGCTCAAGGCCCTCACTGGCGACAGCTCTGACAACATCCCCGGGGTCAAAGGTGTGGGTCCTAAAACAGCCATCACCCTTCTTAAGGAGAATGGCGATCTAGATGGCATCTACAACGCGCTGGCTGAAGTGGAAGCAGAAGGCGAGAAAGCCAGCCGCGGTGCCATTAAAGGAGCACTCAAAAGCAAGCTCAGCAACGATCGTGATAACGCCTATCTGTCGCTCCATCTCGCAGAGATCCTGGTCGATATCCCCCTACCAAAAGCGCCACGCCTAGAGCTAGGCAGCGTTGACAACGATGGACTCACTGACCGCCTGAGCGCCTTGGAACTCAACAGCCTGGTGCGCCAAGTACCAAGTTTCGTGGCCACCTTCTCCAGCGGGGGATTCAAAGCCAATCGCCACGAACTTGAACCATCCAGATCTGCGACAAGCGCAGCAGAACCTGAATCTTCAACAGAAACAAAGGCTTCAAACGACAACGAACTACCGGCGCTAGAGCCACAACTGATTACCAATCCAGAAGAGCTGCAAGAGCTTGTCAAACGGCTGATGGGCTGTCGAGATCGCCTCAAGCCAGTGGCAATCGACACAGAAACAACCGCCCTCAATCCCTTTTGCGCTGAACTGGTGGGCTTAGGCGTCTGTTGGGGTGAGGGGCTGCAAGACCTGGCCTACATCCCGATCGGACACCATCCGCCTGCCGCACTACTGGATGCAGACGCTGCATGCCAACTCCCCCTAGAGGCAGTGCTCAAAGCGATAGCTCCTTGGTTGGCGAGTAACGACCACCCCAAAGCACTGCAGAACGCCAAATACGACAGGCTCATCCTTTTGCGCCATGGACTCGCCCTCGAGGGGGTCGTGATGGACACGTTGCTGGCCGACTACCTCCGTGATGCCGCCGCCAAACACGGCCTGGAAGTGATGGCAGAACGTGAATTCAAGATCACGCCAACCGGCTTCAGCGAGCTGGTTGGCAAGGGCCAAACCTTTGCTGATGTCGCAATCCCAACGGCCAGCCTCTACTGCGGCATGGACGTGCATCTCACCCGACGACTTGCCATCCGACTGAGAGCGCAACTTGAGAACATGGGAGCCCAGCTGCTTCCCCTACTGGAGCAAGTTGAGCAACCCCTAGAACCGGTTTTGGCGCTGATGGAAGCCACCGGTATCCGCATCGACCTGCCTTATTTAAAGGAACTCTCGATTGAACTTGGCAACACCCTGGAGAAACTTGAGCAACAAGCCCAAGAGGCCGCAGGGGTGAACTTCAATCTGGCCTCCCCCAAGCAATTGGGAGAACTGCTATTCGAAACACTTGGGCTCAATCGCAAAAAATCCAGGCGCACCAAAACGGGCTGGAGCACCGATGCCAACGTGCTGGAAAAACTCGAAGCTGATCATCCCGTGGTGCCGTTGGTGCTGGAGCACAGAGTGCTCAGCAAACTGCGCAGCACCTACGTGGATGCCTTGCCGCAGCTTGTGGAATCAGAAACCGGCAGGGTGCACACCGATTTCAACCAAGCGGTTACGGCAACAGGCCGGCTGAGTAGCAGCAACCCCAACCTGCAAAACATCCCCATCCGCACGGAATTCAGCAGACGAATCCGCAAGGCTTTTCTTCCCCAAGAGAACTGGAAACTGCTCAGTGCGGACTATTCACAGATCGAATTGCGCATCCTCACCCACCTCTCTGGAGAGGAGGTTTTGCAAGAGGCCTTCCGCAATGGCGATGACGTACACGCTCTCACTGCAAGGTTGCTCCTCGATAAAGATGAGGTGAGTGAAGATGAACGCCGACTCGGCAAAACCATCAACTTCGGCGTGATCTATGGCATGGGCGCCCAACGCTTTTCACGTTCAACTGGCCTTAGCCAAGCGGAGGCCAAAGACTTCCTTAGCCGTTACAAACAGCGCTACGCGAAAGTGTTTACCTTCCTCGAACTGCAAGAGCGGCTTGCACTCAGCAAAGGCTATGTAGAAACCCTGTTAGGGCGGCGGCGGCCCTTCCATTTCGATCGCAACGGATTAGGCCGATTGCTGGGCAAAGATCCAATGGACATTGATCTCGACGTAGCCCGCCGCGGTGGCATGGAAGCCCAACAGCTCAGGGCGGCAGCCAATGCACCGATCCAGGGTTCCAGTGCCGACATCATCAAAGTGGCGATGGTGCAGTTGCAACAACAGCTAACGGCAGCAGATCTACCGGCACGCCTGCTGCTGCAGGTGCACGACGAACTGGTGTTAGAAGTAGACCCCACCGCACTTGAAGATGTTCAGCAGTTGGTGATGCAAACGATGGAAAAGGC from Prochlorococcus marinus str. MIT 9313 includes these protein-coding regions:
- a CDS encoding chlorophyll a/b-binding protein; this encodes MTSSTNVITEDGGRQNMYASEPRMQIDPEYTAFSKEAELANGRGAMIGFLSAVVAYLFTGQILPGIF
- a CDS encoding high light inducible protein, coding for MKKTPKTNRVENQKLTAERVNGMAAMMGFWAAVGAYLTTGQIIPGVV
- the ychF gene encoding redox-regulated ATPase YchF; protein product: MLKAGIVGLPNVGKSTLFNALVANAQAQAANFPFCTIEPNVGSVAVPDERLQLLCDLSKSKEMIPTRMEFVDIAGLVKGASEGEGLGNKFLANIREVDAIVHVVRCFEDEDVIHVSGSVDPSRDAEVINLELGFADLSQIEKRRLRLKKQTRTSNDAQFEDAALERIQSVLEQGGAARAVELSDEEAKIIKPLGLLTAKPIIYATNVSEDDLAGGNAYCEEVTTLATREGAECVRISAQVEAELIELGEAERIDYLEGLGVSEGGLKSLIKATYRLLGLRTYFTTGEKETRAWTFKAGMTAPQTAGVIHTDFERGFIRAQTIAYQKLLEAGSFAEARNKGWLRSEGKDYVVEEGDVMEFLFNV
- a CDS encoding efflux RND transporter periplasmic adaptor subunit, with translation MASTKASPISAHQEQGLVHLTQLKGALGQRKRLISLSAAVVLITAGGMAWRFSPQQRLGRDLSNYTVETERGTLPGIVSANGELQAKRSVNVSPKKAGLLKELYVDQGDEVKKGEVLARMDSGDYNDRLDEAKALERKEQAEYETRKADHERRDNLYQQGAISADDASKYRRLYLTSRANLAAAQERVQQRITEGSELLIRAPFSGVITARYAEPGAFVTPTTAASATAGASSSSLVELSEGMEVNAKVPESDIGRIRIGQNASVRVDAFPEQRFMARVSEIAPRAAKTENVISFAVKLNLIKPSPQLLIGMSADVDFQTGKTAPTTLVPTVAIVTEKGKPGVLLVGQKNQPRFQAVELGTSSGSKTAILSGLKPGTRIFIDLPPWAKTKRD
- the polA gene encoding DNA polymerase I: MPEAANKPLLLLVDGHSLAFRSFYAFSKGGEGGLATKDGTPTSVTYGFLKALLDNCKGLSPQGIVIAFDTAEPTFRHQADVNYKANRDVAPDIFFQDLKQLQEILENNLQLPLCLAPGYEADDVLGTLANQASRDGWGVRILSGDRDLFQLVDDQRDIAVLYMGGGPYAKNSGPSLIDEAGVLSKLGVAPSKVVELKALTGDSSDNIPGVKGVGPKTAITLLKENGDLDGIYNALAEVEAEGEKASRGAIKGALKSKLSNDRDNAYLSLHLAEILVDIPLPKAPRLELGSVDNDGLTDRLSALELNSLVRQVPSFVATFSSGGFKANRHELEPSRSATSAAEPESSTETKASNDNELPALEPQLITNPEELQELVKRLMGCRDRLKPVAIDTETTALNPFCAELVGLGVCWGEGLQDLAYIPIGHHPPAALLDADAACQLPLEAVLKAIAPWLASNDHPKALQNAKYDRLILLRHGLALEGVVMDTLLADYLRDAAAKHGLEVMAEREFKITPTGFSELVGKGQTFADVAIPTASLYCGMDVHLTRRLAIRLRAQLENMGAQLLPLLEQVEQPLEPVLALMEATGIRIDLPYLKELSIELGNTLEKLEQQAQEAAGVNFNLASPKQLGELLFETLGLNRKKSRRTKTGWSTDANVLEKLEADHPVVPLVLEHRVLSKLRSTYVDALPQLVESETGRVHTDFNQAVTATGRLSSSNPNLQNIPIRTEFSRRIRKAFLPQENWKLLSADYSQIELRILTHLSGEEVLQEAFRNGDDVHALTARLLLDKDEVSEDERRLGKTINFGVIYGMGAQRFSRSTGLSQAEAKDFLSRYKQRYAKVFTFLELQERLALSKGYVETLLGRRRPFHFDRNGLGRLLGKDPMDIDLDVARRGGMEAQQLRAAANAPIQGSSADIIKVAMVQLQQQLTAADLPARLLLQVHDELVLEVDPTALEDVQQLVMQTMEKAVELSVPLVVETGTGDNWMDAK